A region of the Streptomyces durocortorensis genome:
GCACGTGACCTCGTGCCCCGAACAACGCCATGCGGATCACGGAAGCGGGTGAGCAGTGCCTCCGGTCACTGTGACTCACCCCCGGCGGTTCCCGCGCCCCGCGGCAAGCACCTCGTCGATCACGTGCGCCGCGATCCCCGCCATCACCGGGTTCGTCGTCCTGTAATGCGCGAGCTCCATCAGCGCGATGGACAGGGCCCAGCCGCGCCCCCGCGCCCAGGTCGCCTCGTCGGCGCCCACCGCCGTACGGAACGTCTCCCTGGCGTCCGCGGTCAGCAGGTACCAGGCCGCGATCAGGTCGACGGCCGGGTCGGCCAGGCCCAGGCAGTCGAAGTCGATGACCGCGGTGAGGCGGCCGTCCGCGACCAGGACGTTGCCGGGCTGGAGGTCCCCGTGCACCCAGACGGGCCGGTCCGTGAAAGCGGGGGCGGCCAGCGCCTCTTCCCAGGCCGTGGCGACGGCCTTCGCGTCCAGGACACCGTCCAGGGCCGCGAGCGCCTCGCGGGTCTCAGCGTCACGGGAGGCCAGGGCTTCGCTGCGGTAAGCGGGCGGGGCGTCGGCGGGGTCGATCCGGCGCAGGGCGCGCACGAACTCCGCCAGGTCCGCCGCGAGCAGCTCCGAGGCCGAAGAGCCGTCCCCGGGGCGCGGGTTGGCGCCCTCCAGCCAGCCGCACACCGACCACGCCCGGGGGAAACCCTCGCCCGGGGCCCCCTGGGCCAGCGGGACCGGAACGGGGAAGGGCAGGTGCGGGGCCAGCCGGGGCAGCCAACGGTGCTCCGTCGCCACGTCGGCCGCGCCGCCTTCGGTACGGGGCAGCCGCACGGACTTGTCGGCGCCCAGGCGGTAGATCGCGTTCGCGGTCCCGCTCGCGTCGACGGCCTCCACGGGCAGGTCCGCCCACTGCGGGAACTGGGCGGCGATCAGGCCTCGTACGAGCGACGGTGCGGTGGTGATGTGACTCATCGGTTGATGAAACCAGCCGCTCCGGGCGCGCACAACACGTTTCGGTCCGCGCCCGGGGAACCCGAGAACCCGGTCCGCCGGAAACCCGGTGGGCCACTCCCCCGTCCGTACGGGAGGATCGGCGACCGTGACCGACCTACCGCGCACCCTCGTCCTTCCACCCCGGCTCACCGCCTCCGCTCGGGCATTGCGCGACACGGCGCTCCGGCGCGGGCTGCGGATCCTGGAGTGCCCCCGGTTCGCGGTCCCCGAGGAGCTGGCGGGGCAACCGGAGACGGAACAGGGGACGGGACGGGAAACAGGGCAGGGAACAGGACAGGGGACAGAGCGTGCCGTCCATCTGCACGCCGGGCCCTCCTTCGCCGACGCCGTGGCCCCCGCGCTCGGGATCGCCCTCCTGGAAGCCCCCGCTGACTGGCTCGCCCGGCTCCCCCGTGCGCTGACCCTGCGCGAGATCCGGGCGGT
Encoded here:
- a CDS encoding aminoglycoside phosphotransferase family protein, yielding MSHITTAPSLVRGLIAAQFPQWADLPVEAVDASGTANAIYRLGADKSVRLPRTEGGAADVATEHRWLPRLAPHLPFPVPVPLAQGAPGEGFPRAWSVCGWLEGANPRPGDGSSASELLAADLAEFVRALRRIDPADAPPAYRSEALASRDAETREALAALDGVLDAKAVATAWEEALAAPAFTDRPVWVHGDLQPGNVLVADGRLTAVIDFDCLGLADPAVDLIAAWYLLTADARETFRTAVGADEATWARGRGWALSIALMELAHYRTTNPVMAGIAAHVIDEVLAAGRGNRRG